In Marinibacterium anthonyi, the DNA window GACGGCGCAAGAGCTTCACGCAGATCGAATGGAAGGTGCCCAGCCAGGGCACCCCTTCGATCGCCTGGCCCAGCATGCCGCCCACGCGGTTCTTCATCTCGCGCGCGGCCTTGTTGGTGAAGGTCACGGCCAGGATCTCGTTCGGGCGGGCGGAACCGGTGTTCAGCAGATGCACGATCCGCGCGGTCAGCGCCTTGGTCTTGCCGGTTCCGGCGCCGGCCAGCATCAGGACCGGACCATCCAGGATCTCGACCGCCTCGCGTTGGGCCGGGTTCAGACCGTCAAGATAGGGCATGGGCCGGCTGGCCATCGCGCGCGCCGACAGTGAACTTCGGTCGGCCTGTTCAAAGGCGTCCATGTCATCGAAACTGCTCATGGAAACGATCCTAGCGCGGTTCGGCGGAACGGAAAAGGCTTGTTCGCCGTTCGTTCACTTCAAATCGGCAATCGCCCGCACGTTTTCCTGCAAGAAAACGGCACGGGAAATTCGAATTTTCCGGCAAGGGCCCGAGCCCTCTGGACTTAGGCGTTAACTTTGCACAGGGTCCGGCCCGTGGACCTGCACCAGACATATCCCGGGCTATCCGATCTGCGCGCCCGCGCCCGGCGCCGGCTGCCGGCGTTCGTGTGGGAATACCTGGACAGCGCGACGGGAACCGAGGCCACCAAGCACCGCAATCGCGCCGCGCTGGACCGAATCGGGTTCGAACCGTCGATCCTGCACGGGGCCTTCACCCCCGACCTGACCGCCCCGCTTCTGGGCCATGATTTTCCCTTGCCCGTGGGCATCGCGCCGGTCGGCATGTCCGGCCTGATCTGGGAACGGGCCGAAATCCACCTGGCGCGCGCCGCCGCCAGGGCCGGCATCCCCTATTCGATGTCCACCGTCGCCACCCGGTCGCCCGAAGACGTGGCGCCGCACCTGGGCGATCACGGCTGGTTCCAGCTGTACCCGCCCAAGGACGAAGGCATCCGCAAGGACATGCTGGCGCGCGCGAAGGACGCCGGATTTACAGGGCTGGTTCTGACGGTCGACGTGCCCGTCGCCTCGCGCCGCGAACGCCAGACCCGGTCGGGGCTGAAAAGCCCGCCCAAGCTGACGCCGCGCCTTTTGGCGCAGGTGGCGATGTGCCCGGCCTGGGCCTGGGCGATGAAGGGCGAACGCGACATCCACATGCGCACGCTCGACAAGTATTCCGACCTGCAGGCCAACCTGCCGCCGACCGAACACATCGGATACCTGCTGCGCACCTCGCCCGACTGGCATTACCTGCGTTGGCTGCGCGAGCATTGGGATGGCCACCTGATCGTGAAAGGCGTGCTGCGCGGATCCGACGCAGCCGCATTGGAAGCCGAAGGGGTCGACGCGATCTGGGTATCCAACCACGCCGGCCGTCAGTTCGATGCTGCACCCGCATCCATCGAATCCCTGCCCCGGATCCGCCAGAACACCACGCTGCCGGTAATCTTCGACAGTGGCATCGAAGGCGGGCTGGACATCCTGCGCGCCATCGCCCTGGGCGCCGATTTCGTCATGCTGGGCAGGGGCTTCCACTATGCCCTTGCCGCCCTGGGCCCCGAAGGCCCGGCCCACCTGGTCGACATCCTCGCCAAGGACATGGCCGCGAACATGGGGCAACTGGGCGCCAAGGACCTCAAATCCCTGCCGCCGGCCTTTTTGCTGGACGATCACCTGAAAATATAACCATTCTGCACTGCAGAACCGGGGCCGCAAGCCGCGCTTGGACCAAAGACCGTATTGTGCGGCGCAAGGTCTTAACGTGTGGTTAACGCTGACGGGGCCGGTGAGGACTGGGAAGGGAAGAGGACCAGCATGACCGAATTTCGCAAGATTCTGGTGGCCAACCGCGGCGAGATCGCGATCCGCGTGATGCGCGCCGCAAACGAGATGGGCAAGCGCACCGTCGCTGTCTTTGCCGAAGAGGACAAGCTGTCGCTGCACCGCTTCAAGGCGGACGAGGCCTATCGCATCGGCGAAGGACTGGGCCCGGTGCAGGCCTACCTTTCCATCCCCGAGATCATCCGCGTCGCCAAGGATTGCGGCGCCGACGCGATCCACCCGGGCTACGGCCTGCTGTCCGAGAACCCCGAATTCGTCGACGCCTGCGACGCCGCCGGCATCACCTTCATCGGGCCCAGGGCCGAAACCATGCGCGCCCTTGGCGACAAGGCATCGGCCCGCAAGGTCGCCATCGAGGCCGGCGTGCCCGTCATCCCCGCGACCGAAGTGCTGGGCGACGACATGGAGCTGATCGCGAAGGAGGCGGCCGAGATCGGCTATCCGCTGATGCTCAAGGCCTCGTGGGGCGGCGGCGGCCGGGGGATGCGCCCGATCATG includes these proteins:
- the lldD_2 gene encoding L-lactate dehydrogenase [cytochrome], whose amino-acid sequence is MDLHQTYPGLSDLRARARRRLPAFVWEYLDSATGTEATKHRNRAALDRIGFEPSILHGAFTPDLTAPLLGHDFPLPVGIAPVGMSGLIWERAEIHLARAAARAGIPYSMSTVATRSPEDVAPHLGDHGWFQLYPPKDEGIRKDMLARAKDAGFTGLVLTVDVPVASRRERQTRSGLKSPPKLTPRLLAQVAMCPAWAWAMKGERDIHMRTLDKYSDLQANLPPTEHIGYLLRTSPDWHYLRWLREHWDGHLIVKGVLRGSDAAALEAEGVDAIWVSNHAGRQFDAAPASIESLPRIRQNTTLPVIFDSGIEGGLDILRAIALGADFVMLGRGFHYALAALGPEGPAHLVDILAKDMAANMGQLGAKDLKSLPPAFLLDDHLKI